The nucleotide window AATTGCCCCCTGACAAATCCACATCTCTCAAATTCGCCCCTTGCAAATACGCATCTCTCAAATCCACTTTTTGTTTTTCCACGTCTGTTTTACCGTTAGGAAAACGCTTCATGTCCATATTCTAATCTGAGAATCATTGGATTGTCATGATAAAAACATGATCAGTATTGTTTCAGATTTATGTCTAGGTGTGTGTCTAGATTCTAGTTAGTACCTCTAATTCTTTTGCTTTATCAATACATTTCATTTCGTTCACTGCGTCGCCTTGCTTACGATACAGAAGGCCTTTGTTGTACCAAGCATCAGCGTCATCAGGATTAATCGCTAATACACGGTCATAACACTTCATTTCGTTTTCTAGATCGCCTTTTTTATCTAACAGAATGGCCTTGTTGTACCAAGCTTGAGCCTGATTAGGATCAATTCTCAGAGTACGATCAAAACATTCCATTGCGTTTTCTGTGTCTTCTTTATCATGATACAGAATACCCTTGTTGTACCAAGCATCAGCATCATCAGGATTAATCGCTAATACACGGTCATAACACTTCATTTCGTTCACTGCATCACCTTGATCATGATACAGAATACCCTTGTTGTACCAAGCTTCGGCATCATCAGGATTAATCTCTAGTGCGCGGTCAAAACATTCCATTGCGTTTTGTGCGTCGCCTTGTTCACCTAACAGAATGCCCTTTTTGAACCAAGAAAAAGCATCGTCAGCATCATTTGGTTTTCTTGAAGATGATCCCATT belongs to Nitrososphaerota archaeon and includes:
- a CDS encoding tetratricopeptide repeat protein translates to MGSSSRKPNDADDAFSWFKKGILLGEQGDAQNAMECFDRALEINPDDAEAWYNKGILYHDQGDAVNEMKCYDRVLAINPDDADAWYNKGILYHDKEDTENAMECFDRTLRIDPNQAQAWYNKAILLDKKGDLENEMKCYDRVLAINPDDADAWYNKGLLYRKQGDAVNEMKCIDKAKELEVLTRI